ACTACGGCCTGACCGCCATTCCCCTTTTCCTCGCCGCCGTGGCGGCGGCTTTCTGGTCTCTGACTCGGCTGGTCCCGCTACTGACCGGCCCTTAACCTTCCCTTTCACGAGGAGATACTTATGACAGGCTGGATCGTTTTCGCCGCTTTCCTGCTCATTCTCGCGGCCCTGATTCTGTACGCCGTGGTCCTGTACAACGGTTTTATTCACCTGAAAAACACCATCGACAAGGCCTGGAGCAATATCGACGTGCTGCTCAAACAACGCTTCGACGAACTGCCCAAGCTCATCAAGGTCTGTGAAGGCTACATGCAGCACGAGCAGAAGACCCTGGAAGAAGTCGTCAAGGCCCGCTCGGCCATCAACAACGCCGGCAGCGACCAGGAGAGGATGGGAGCCCAGAACGCCCTGACCGAGACCCTGCGCTCCCTCTTCATGGTGGTGGAACGCTACCCCGACCTCAAGGCCGATGTCGCCTTCCGCAATCTCGGCGCCCGCATCAGCGACCTGGAGGACCAGATCG
The sequence above is a segment of the Desulfuromonas sp. KJ2020 genome. Coding sequences within it:
- a CDS encoding LemA family protein, producing MTGWIVFAAFLLILAALILYAVVLYNGFIHLKNTIDKAWSNIDVLLKQRFDELPKLIKVCEGYMQHEQKTLEEVVKARSAINNAGSDQERMGAQNALTETLRSLFMVVERYPDLKADVAFRNLGARISDLEDQIADRRELYNESVTFYNIRLDQFPDLVIARLFHFTTRPLWQIDPAHRQDVQVVFAHH